The genome window AAATCGCCGGTGTCGCCGAGACGAACGAGAAATGGCCGCAGCCGGGTGTAACGGATCGCGGTGATGGAACACGGTTCCACGGAGATCCGCTGGAAGAGGTCGAGATGAAGTCCGAGTGCGTCCGCGACGAGAGACTTGATGACGTCGCCGTGCGAGCACATGAGGTAGACGGCGTCGGCGCCGTGGTCGCGCTCCACGCGCGCGTTCCACTCCCGTACGGCCTCCGCGGCGCGGGTCGCCATCGCCCGCATCGACTCGCCGCCGGGGAACGCGGCCGCCGACGGGTGCGCCTGGACGACCTCCATCAGCGGCTCGTCCTTCAGCTCGGCGAGCTTGCGGCCGGACCAGTCGCCGTAGTGGCACTCGCCGATCCGGTCGTCGGTGTGGGCGCGCAGTTCGGGACGGGCGTCGAGGAGCGGCTGGACGGTCTCCTGGCAGCGCTGCAGGGGGCTGGTGACGACTTCGGCGATCGGCAGCTCGGCGAGCCGCCCGGGCAGGGCCGCGGCCTGCGCGGCGCCGCGTTCGTCGAGAGCTACGCCGGGCGTCCAGCCGGCGAGGAGACCCGCGGTGTTGGCGGTGGAACGTCCGTGCCGGACGAGGAGCAACGTGGGCATGACGACCAGCCTAGGTCTTGTCGTCAAACGCCCGTCGGTGCCCGGGTGCCAGTGAGAGGAGAGTGCGCTCCGTGATCGTCGACTGCGCCGTCTACCGCGACGGGCGCCGCAACGAGGGGAACGAGGGGCCGGATGACCTCTCCACCGCGCTGGACCAGGCGCGCGCCTCGTCGGACACGTTCTTGTGGGTCGGCCTGTACGAGCCGACGGAGGACGAGTTCGATCTGGTCACCAAGGAGTTCGGGCTGCATCCGCTGGCCGTGGAGGACGCCCTGAAGGCGCACCAGCGGCCCAAGCTGGAGGTGTACGAGGACTCGCTGTTCATGGTGCTCAAGCCGGTGTCGTACGAGCCGGACAGCGACACCGTCTCCACCGGCGAGCTGATGGTGTTCCTCGGCGACTCGTTCGTGGTGACCGTTCGCCACGGTGTGGACATGCCGCTCGGGGACGTCCGCCGTCATCTGGAGCAGCAGCCCGAGATGCTGCGGCACGGGCCCACCGGGGTGCTGTACTCGATCACGGACTCGATCGTCGACCACTACCTGGAGGTGGCGACGGAACTGGGCACCGATCTGGAGGAGCTGGAGGCGGAGGTCTTCTCGCCGTCCGTCGGAGGCTCGCGGCACACCGCGTCCCGGATCTACGCCTTCAAGCGGCAGGTCCTGGAGTTCCGGCGGGCGACGGTGCCGCTGGGACCGCCGACGGCCCGGCTGGCGGGGCAGGGCGCGTACGGTGCGGCGGTGCCGTTCGTGCAGGAGAAGTCGCGGCCCTTCTTCCGGGACGTCCACGACCATCTGACCCGGGTGAACGAGTCGGTGGAGGGCCTGGACCGGCTGGTGTCGGACATCCTGTCGGCGCATCTGGCGCAGATGAGCGTGCGGCAGAACGACGACATGCGGAAGATCTCGGCGTGGGCGGCGATGGCCGCCGTTCCGACGATGATCGCGGGGATCTACGGCATGAACTTCGACCACATGCCGGAGCTCCACTGGGTGTGGTCCTACCCTGCGGTGGTCGTGATCATGGCAGTGCTCGAGGTGCTGCTGTACCGGCTGTTCAAGCGGCGGGGCTGGTTGTAGCCGGACCGCCGAGCGCGTCGCACCGCTCGGGCGTCCGCAGGGTCACCATGCGCCGGCGACCGACGAGCCGCTCGTAGGCGTAGACGAGGCGGATGGCGGTCGCGAGCAGCGCCGGCCTCGCTCCGGACCAGCCGAGGATGCGTGCCATGTGGGTCATGACCGCCAGGCTGACGTCCCGGTGGACGCGGATCTCGGCCAGTGCGTACGCGCGCAGGGTGCGCCGGATGAACCGGCCGTGTCCGGCGGCGGCGAGGCGCAGCAGTTCCTCGTGGGTGTACGCAAGGTGGTTGTCCTCGTCGTCGGAGATCATTTGGACGGCCCGGCCGATGTCCGGGTGGTCCCCGAAGTGCTTGCGCAGCATCAGCATCTGCTCGGCCGCGCGCTGCTCGGTGACCCGGCTGTGCGCCAGGTAGACGATGATGTCGCGCACGGTGAGCGGCTGGTCCGCCTTGAGCCTCGCGTGCGCGAGACCGATGCCCCGGCGCTCCAGGAGCATCGTGTAGTCGGTCTCCGGGGGCACCGGTACGGGTTGCAGGCCGCGCTTCTTGAGCAGGGCGTGGAATATGCGTCCGTGCTTGTCCTCGTCCGCGCCGTGGCGGGAGATCTTGGGGGCGAGCGCGCGTTCGCTCTCCGGCACCAGCTGGGCGATGCGCCCGTTCTCCCAGCCGCCCCGCGCCTCCCCGCCGGCCGCGATGGAGCAGAACAGCCGGAACGACTCGTCGTGGTCGAGGATCTCCTGGAACAGGCTCTTGGCCGACAGCATGGGCGCACCTCTCTGCAGGACCCGCGACGATCGGGTCAAACCGAGTCAAATAGGGCCCTGGAGGTGCTGCAACAGCTGCGTGGGGGCTACTCGGCCGAAAGGAGGAGAAGGCGGGCCGGGGCGGGCCGTAACCGCGCGGGCGGCCGAGCGTTGTTCCCCGTGACGGCCGTGGCGGGGAAGACCCCCCGAGCCCCCACCACGGCCGCAGAGACCTCTTCGCCTGTTGCCCGCTACGCGAGCCCGGCCCGCTCCAGGGCCTCAGTCCCTGCCCGGAGCCCTGCGATCCGCTCCTCGAGGGTGAAGCCCGCCGGTGCCAGGCTGAGCGTGGTGACGCCGGCCGCGGCGTAGGCCTTCATGCGGTCGGCGATCCGGTCGACGGAGCCGAGCAGGGTGGTCCGGTCGATCAGCTCGTGCGGGATCGCGGCCGCCGCGCCCTGCTTGTCGCCGGACAGGTACTTCTCCTGGACCTCGGCGGCGGCCTTCTCGTAGCCCATGCGCTGGGCGAGCTGGTTGTAGAAGTTCTGCTTGGGGCTGCCCATGCCGCCGACGTACAGGGCCGTGTAGGGGCGGAAGGTGTCGGCGAGCGCGGTCACGTCCTTGTCGTCGCCGACGGCGAGCGGGGCCGTGGGGCACACGTCGAAGCCGTCGAGGGTCCTGCCGGCCTTCTCCCGCCCCGCCCTCAGGTACTTGATCGCGGTGTCCTCGAGATGGTCGGCGGAGGGGAAGATCAGCAGGGCGCCGTCGGCGATCTCGCCGGTCTGCTCCAGGTTCTTCGGGCCGATGGCGGCGATGTAGAGCGGGATGTGCTCGCGCTGCGGGTGCACGGTCAGCTTGATCGGCTTGCCGGGTCCGCCGGGCAGCGGCAGCGTCCAGTGCTCACCCTCGTACGTCAGCCGCTCACGGGTCATCGCCTTCCGTACGATCTCCACGTACTCGCGCGTGCGGGCGAGCGGCTTGTCGAACTTGACGCCGTACCAGCCCTCGGAGACCTGCGGCCCCGACACGCCGAGGCCGAGACGGAAGCGGCCGCCGGACAGGGAGTCGAGGGTGGCGGCGGTCATCGCGGTCATCGCGGGCTGGCGCGCCGGGATCTGGAAGATGGCGGAGCCGACGTCGATGCGCTCGGTCTTGGCGGCGACCCAGGACAGCACGGTGGCCGCGTCGGAGCCGTACGCCTCGGCGGCCCAGCACACCGCGTATCCGAGTCGGTCGGCTTCCTGGGCCACGGCGAGGTTGTCCGCGTCCATTCCGGCGCCCCAGTAGCCGAGGTTGATCCCGAGCTGCATGGCCCATTCCCCTTACCGATCAGTAACGTCCCTTGGTGCCCGACCTTAGCGGGAAGGCGGGCCCCCCGGAAATCCCCTCACCGACGGGGGGAACGCGTTGTCCACAGGCCCCCCATGAGCCGAGTTCAGGCCGTAATCTCGGCGTTCATGGAGCAGAGGCATCTCGGCCGTACCGGCCTTCGTGTGTCGCGGATCGGGCTCGGCACCCTGACGTGGGGCCGCGACACGGACGAGCACGACGCCGCGGACCAGTTGAAGGTGTTCTGGGAGGCGGGCGGGACCCTCGTCGACACGGCGGACGTGTACGGGGACGGGGAGGCCGAGTATCTGCTCGGGCGGCTCATGGACGGCCTCGTGCCCCGCCGGGACCTGGTGATCTCGACGAAGGCGGGCAGCGTCCCCGACCCGGACCGCCGCTTCGACTGCTCGCGCGGTCATCTCCTCTCAGCCCTGGACGCCTCGCTCGCCCGCCTGGGCACGGACTACGTCGACGTCTGGCACGTCCACGCCTTCGACCCGTACACCCCGCTGGAGGAGACCCTGCAGGCGCTCGACCTGGCGGTCGGCAGCGGCCGGGCGCGGTATGCGGGGGTGTCCAACTTCTGCGGCTGGCAGCTGGCGAAGGCGGCGACGTGGCAGCTCGCGGCGCCGGGCGTGAGGACCAGGATCGCCAGTACTCAGATGGAGTACTCGCTGCTCCAGCGGGGAGTGGAGCGGGAGGTGCTGCCCGCGGCGCTGGACCTGGGGGTCGGGCTGCTGCCGTCGTCTCCGCTGGGCCGGGGCGTGCTGACCGGCAAGTACCGGCACTCGACACCGGCGGACTCGCGCGGGGCGTCGGAGCACATGGGGCCGTTCGTCGCGCCCTACCTCGACGACACGGCGAGCAGCATCGTCGACGCCGTGCAGACGGCCGCCGACGGGCTCGCCGCGACGCCGTTGCAGGTGGCGCTGGCGTGGGTGCGGGACCGGCCGGGTGTGGTCGCGCCGATCGTCGGCGCGCGCAACGCGCAGCAGCTCACGGCGGCGTTGTCAGTGGAGGCGCTTAGTCTTCCGGACGAGATCTGCCGGGCGCTGGACGATGTGTCGGCCCCGGTGCACCGCTATCCCGATCACGACTGGAGCACGCTGTGACCACGGACCCGGAGACGACGGAGACGGCCCCTCGGGCGGAGGACGGGGCCGGGACCGCCGGGGGCGGCGGTACGGGGAGCGACAGGGCCGCGGACCCGATGCCCGCAGAGGGGCTCGCAGAGGGCTCCGGGGACGAGGCGCCGGCGGACGGCGGCCCGGACCCGGCGGACGGCTCCCCTGGTCCCTCGCGGGACGCCGGCGAGGGCGAGGGTGCCGCCCCCGAGATGTCCGAGGCCGAGGCCGAGCTGGCCGCTCAGCGGGTCGAGCGGGAGCGGATCGAGCGGCGGAAGGCCACGAAGCAGGGACCCGTCGAGGCCGGTGGGAAGCTCAGCGGGAAGGCCGCCGACCTGCTCGCCGCCGTACGGGCCGTGGAGAGCGGTGAGAAGCCGGTGGCGAGCGCCTTCAGCGAGCCCACGCCCGCACCGCGCCGCCCCACCGCCCCCGAGCCGGTGCGGCGCCCGCAGCCCGTGGCGGCGGCCGCGGCGCCTCCCGCCGCCGAGACGGTGGCGGCGGTGCGGGCCGTCCTGGCCGAGGGCGGCGCCCCGGACACGCTCGCCCCCAGGTCGCGGAGGCGCTCGGCGAGGGGGCGGAGGCGCAGCTGCGCACCGACCCCTGGCAGCTGCTGCGCGTCTTCGGAGTGCGCCCCGAGCAGGCCGACACCTTCGCCCGCGCCCTCCTCGGCGCGGATTGCCGCCCGGACGACGAGCGCCGGGCCCGTGCGATGACGGTCTGGCTGTTGGAGCAGGCGGCCCTGGCCGGGCACACCGCCCTGGAGGTCCCGGCCCTGGAGGCGGCGCTCGGCCGGCGCCAGGTGCCCGACCCCGAGGCGGCCGTGCGCGACACCATCGCCGAGGGCGATGCCCTGGTCTTCCAGGACGCCCTGGAGTCGGCCCCACCGGGCGACGACGAGGAACAGCAGCGCCCGGTGCGCGTCCTGATCGGCCTGGAGCGGTACGCGCTCGCGGAGGAGAGCCTCGCCGACGGACTGGCCCGGCTGGTCAACTCCGTGCCGAAGGAGGACGGCGCGGCGGAGGACTGGCAGCGGGCGACCCGGTCGGCGGCGGGTTCCGGGGCGGAACTGATCGGTGCGGTCGCGGGTCACGGCCTGGTGCTGCACACCGGGTCGGAGGCGTCCCGCATCGAGTCGGCGACACTGCTGCGTGAGGCACGCCGGCTCGGGCTGCGAGCCTGGGCCGCCACGCACAGCCCGGCCGGCCGCGACCAGTTCGGCGCGCTGCTGGCCCGCCTCGACCTGCCGGACGACGGGGGAACACAGCCGCCTCTCGCCACCGTCGCGGGCCTCCTGTCCGGTGGCGAGGGTCCGGGACGGGACGCCGACGGCGCGCTGGACCTCGATCTGCTCATCGTGCTGGACGCGCCTCAGCTGGATGTGGAGACGGCGGCCCTGCTCGTGGAGTCGCTGCCCGACGGGGCCCGGCTGGTGCTGAGCGGCGACCCGGGTGTGCTCTGGTCGGTCGGCCCCGGACGCGTGTTCGGGGACCTGCTCGCGGCCCGCGTGTGCCCGCAGATCGCCTCGCGGACCCCCGACCCGGGCCCACTCGGCGAACTGGTCTCCGCCATCGGCATCGGTGAGCTGCCGCAGGTCGACGCGCCCGGCAAGGAGGTCGTGATCGTGCCGGTGCGGGACGCCGGGGAGGCGGTGCACCGGACCGTGCAGCTGGTCGCGGACTCGGTGCCGCGGGCGATCGGGGTTCCGGCGGAGGAGACGCAGGTGATCACCCCGGGCCACGGCGGCGCTGCGGGCACCCGCGCGCTGAACGCGGCACTGAAGGAGCGGCTCAACCCGGGCCCGGGTCGCTTCGGCGGCTTCGACCCGGGCGACCGGATCGCCTACTCCCCCGCGCCGGGGCGTACGCTGCCGGGCCGTGTCGTGAAGGGCGACGCCGAGGGGCTGCACCTGGAGTGCGCGGGCGTCTCCGTGGTGGTGCCGAAGGAGCGGGTGGAGCAGACCCTGCGGCACGGCTGGGCGCTGACCGCGCACCAGGCGGTGGGGCAGCGGTGGCCGGCGGTGGTCGTGGTCCTGCCGGGCGACGCCGCCCAGAGCCTCACCCGGCCGTGGGTCTACACGGCCTTCGGCCGAGCGGTCCGCCATCTGTCGGTGGTGCACGGCGCGGACCAGGCCCTGCCGCGGGCCGTGGCGGAGATCCAGGCCAAGCCGCGTACGACCCGCCTGCCCGCGCTGCTGGGGCCCCAGGTCCCGACGTCGGACTGAGAGGGGCACCTCACTACGGCGGGAGCGGGGCTCTCACCACGGCGGGTCCCGGTGGTGCCGTGCCGCCCCAGGTCACACGGCACCGCCGGGGAAGCCCCTGCTGACGATCAACGATCCAGCGGTTCCAGGTCCTCGTCGTCGTCCAGCTCGAGCTCGTCGTCCTCCAGCACCCCGGCCCGCAGCTCCTCGTCGTCCGCCTCCTCGTCGAAGACGGAACTGACGTCGAAACGGCAGATCACCCGCTGGGGATCGACCTGCTCGAAGGGCGCCTCCAGCCACTCCCCCGGCTCGGCCGGTTCCTCGGCGGCCACCACCCACAGCGTGGAGTCGCCCTCCTCGAGGCCGAACTCCTTGTGCCGGGAGGCGATCTCGTCCGGTTCGAACTCCCCGAAGAGCACGCCGAGCGCGCCGTGGACGGTGCCGGCCGACGACGCCGGCGCGGTCTCCTCGTCCGCGGCCTCCACGCGCTCCGCCTGTGCCAGCAGCCGCTGGGGCTCCGCCACCGCGTAGTCCCGGCGGATCAGGACGCTCAGCGCACTCGGTTCCTCGGGGCCCGTGTACGGCGGAAGAGGCTCCTCCGCACCGGGGATCTCGAAGGGGGTGACCTCGTCGTAGCGGTCGTAGAGCAGCTCGTCGTACTCCTCGGCCGCCGCGGCCAGCTCGTTGAACGCCTCGTAGACGGCCGGGTCGTCCTCACCCGTCCTGCGCTCGACCGCGGCAAGGTGGCGGTCGAGTGCGGTCTTGACCGCCTCGGCGGCGGCACGTACCTCGGCAGCGGTGGGCTGCGCAGCATCAGACATAGTGCAGACGCTATCCGTACCGGGCCCCAGCCCGCACAATAGATGCGATGCCGGAATACGAATTTGTCGACGTGTACGTACCGCGCGGGGTCTCCCGCAAGGACGCCACACGCCTGCTGACGGACCATGCCGAGTACGGACACTGGGAGTTGGACCGCCTGAGCCTGCTGCGCGACGGGAGCCGCAGGGTGCGGTTGCGCCGGCGGATCATCCGCCAGGTGCGCGCCACGTGGTGAGCGAATGTGACTGAAATGGATCGGGCCCCGCACGGACGGGGCCCGATCCGTTCAGTCGGCCACGGGGGAAGCAGGCGGTGCCGGTGCCGGTGCCGTTACGCGTGCGCCCGCGCCCTGCGGTAGAGCAGCGCACCGCCGAGCAGGGCTCCCGCGCCGACCGGCGCCAGGAGGCCGAGCGGCAGGTCGCTGCCGGTGTGGGCGAGCTGTGCGGTGGCCGCCGGCTGGGTGACGGACTGACCTCCGGGGTGGTTGACGTGGGTGCCGCCGCCCGGCTGCTGCGGAGTGCCGGGGTGACGGGGCGTGCCGGGAGGCGTGGTGGTGCCGCCGCCGGGGGTGTGGTGCTGCCCCCGCCGCCGGGAGGCGTGGTACCGCCACCGCCACCGGGAGGCGTCGTCCCGCCACCGCCACCGGGAGGCGTCGTCCCGCCACCGCCACCGGGAGGCGTGGTGGAGTGGCCGCCGCCCGGGTTGGCGCAGTCGTTGCCGCCCGCCGGGTTGCCGATCCCGCCCACGTTGACGGAGTTGCCGCACACGTTCACCGGCACGTCGACCGGCACCTGCACGGTGTTGCCGGAACCGACGCCGGGCGAGTCGCCGGTGTGCCCGCCGGCGTGGGCGCCGCCCCCGCCGCCGGACTGGCTGCCGGTGTTCGCGCACGTGTTGCCGGCAGCCGGGTTGAGCAGCCCGATGACGTTCACGGTGTTGCCGCAGACGTTCACCGGCACGTGCACGGGCACCTGCACCAGGTTGCCCGACAGCACGCCGGGCGAGTTGGTGGCGGAGCCGTTCGCTCCGGCATCGGCGTGCGCGTAGCCGCCGGTGACGGCGAGGACTCCGGTCGCAGCCGCCATGGTCATCAGGCCCTTGCGGGTGACCTGTCGCATTGCTGATTTCCCTGTCTTCGAGCTGGTCGTGGACCTTCGGAGCGCGTCCCGCGCGGTGGGCGCGGACGCGGAGGAACCGGTCGGCCCCGGAGCGCATGGCACGCACTCCGGGGCCGACGGACTCACACCCTCATGGGGTTCGGGCCCCTCATGGGGTGAGGCACCACGTCAGTGGTTGATGCAGGTGTTGCCGAAGGCGGGGTTCAGCAGCCCGATCACCGAGATCGTGTTGCCGCAGACGTTCACCGGGACGTGCACCGGAACCTGGATCACATTGCCCGACACGACACCCGGGGAGTGCGTGGCGGCACCCTGGGCACCGGAGTCGGCGACAGCCAGACCCGCACCCGCGAGAACCAGACCACCGGTGGCAGCCGCAGCAGCGACGACCTTCTTGATCATTATTCCTCCTTGTTGGCAAAGCGATCCAAGCCTCGGACCGCACCACGTGTAACGAGGAGGGAGTAATGGAGCTACGAGCGTATGGTCGCATTCACTCGTCCCGGCGTGTTCCCGTACACGCTGGCGAATAGCGCACGGGACCGGCGCCGGCTCAGGACGCGTCGATGAACCGGTCCAGCACCCGCACGCCGAACTGCAGCGCGTCCACCGGCACCCGCTCGTCGACCCCGTGGAACATGCCCGCGAAGTCCAGCTCCGGCGGCAGCTTCAGCGGCGCGAAGCCGAAGCCTCGGATGCCGAGGTCGTCGAAGGACTTGGCGTCCGTGCCGCCGGAGAGCATGTACGGGATCGCCTTCGCGGCCGGGTCCTCCGCCAGCAGCGCCGACTGCATCGCCTCGACCAGCGTGCCGTCGAAGCCGGTCTCGACGGCCTTGTCGGCGTGCACGTCCTCGCGCCGCACGTTCGGCCCGAGGATCCGGTCCACGTCGGCGAGGAACTCCTCCTCGAAGCCGGGCAGGAAGCGCCCGTCGACGTGCGCGGTGGCCTCGCCGGGAATGACGTTGACCTTGTAACCGGCATTCAGCTGTGTGGGGTTGGCGGTGTTGCTGAGGGTCGCGCCGATCAGCTTGGCGATGCCGCCGAGCTTGGCGAGGGTGCCCTCCATGTTCTCCGGGTCGAGCTCGGTGCCGAGCGCGTCGCCGAGTTCGTCGAGGAAGGCCCGCGTCGTCTTGGTGACCCGTACCGGGAACTTGTGCCGGCCGAGGCGTGCCACGGCTTCGGACAGCTCGGTGATCGCGTTGTCCCGGTGGATCATCGACCCGTGGCCCGCGGTGCCGGCCACGGTGAGCTTCATCCAGTGCATGCCCTTCTCGGCCGTCTGGATCAGGTAGAGCCGGCGCTGCTCGTTCACCGTGAACGAG of Streptomyces cynarae contains these proteins:
- a CDS encoding ferritin-like domain-containing protein, coding for MLSAKSLFQEILDHDESFRLFCSIAAGGEARGGWENGRIAQLVPESERALAPKISRHGADEDKHGRIFHALLKKRGLQPVPVPPETDYTMLLERRGIGLAHARLKADQPLTVRDIIVYLAHSRVTEQRAAEQMLMLRKHFGDHPDIGRAVQMISDDEDNHLAYTHEELLRLAAAGHGRFIRRTLRAYALAEIRVHRDVSLAVMTHMARILGWSGARPALLATAIRLVYAYERLVGRRRMVTLRTPERCDALGGPATTSPAA
- the chpH gene encoding chaplin ChpH translates to MIKKVVAAAAATGGLVLAGAGLAVADSGAQGAATHSPGVVSGNVIQVPVHVPVNVCGNTISVIGLLNPAFGNTCINH
- a CDS encoding aldo/keto reductase, with translation MEQRHLGRTGLRVSRIGLGTLTWGRDTDEHDAADQLKVFWEAGGTLVDTADVYGDGEAEYLLGRLMDGLVPRRDLVISTKAGSVPDPDRRFDCSRGHLLSALDASLARLGTDYVDVWHVHAFDPYTPLEETLQALDLAVGSGRARYAGVSNFCGWQLAKAATWQLAAPGVRTRIASTQMEYSLLQRGVEREVLPAALDLGVGLLPSSPLGRGVLTGKYRHSTPADSRGASEHMGPFVAPYLDDTASSIVDAVQTAADGLAATPLQVALAWVRDRPGVVAPIVGARNAQQLTAALSVEALSLPDEICRALDDVSAPVHRYPDHDWSTL
- the corA gene encoding magnesium/cobalt transporter CorA, giving the protein MIVDCAVYRDGRRNEGNEGPDDLSTALDQARASSDTFLWVGLYEPTEDEFDLVTKEFGLHPLAVEDALKAHQRPKLEVYEDSLFMVLKPVSYEPDSDTVSTGELMVFLGDSFVVTVRHGVDMPLGDVRRHLEQQPEMLRHGPTGVLYSITDSIVDHYLEVATELGTDLEELEAEVFSPSVGGSRHTASRIYAFKRQVLEFRRATVPLGPPTARLAGQGAYGAAVPFVQEKSRPFFRDVHDHLTRVNESVEGLDRLVSDILSAHLAQMSVRQNDDMRKISAWAAMAAVPTMIAGIYGMNFDHMPELHWVWSYPAVVVIMAVLEVLLYRLFKRRGWL
- a CDS encoding DUF5703 family protein, producing MPEYEFVDVYVPRGVSRKDATRLLTDHAEYGHWELDRLSLLRDGSRRVRLRRRIIRQVRATW
- a CDS encoding M20/M25/M40 family metallo-hydrolase, yielding MTDTGTARSVTGEDEVVDLCRELIQIDTSNYGDHSGPGERRAAEYVAEKLAEVGLEPKIFESHPGRASTVARIEGEDPSRPALLIHGHTDVVPANADDWTHHPFSGEIADGCVWGRGAVDMKDMDAMTLAVVRDRLRSGRRPPRDIVLAFLADEEAGGTYGARYLVDNHPDLFEGVTEAISEVGGFSFTVNEQRRLYLIQTAEKGMHWMKLTVAGTAGHGSMIHRDNAITELSEAVARLGRHKFPVRVTKTTRAFLDELGDALGTELDPENMEGTLAKLGGIAKLIGATLSNTANPTQLNAGYKVNVIPGEATAHVDGRFLPGFEEEFLADVDRILGPNVRREDVHADKAVETGFDGTLVEAMQSALLAEDPAAKAIPYMLSGGTDAKSFDDLGIRGFGFAPLKLPPELDFAGMFHGVDERVPVDALQFGVRVLDRFIDAS
- a CDS encoding histidine phosphatase family protein, producing MPTLLLVRHGRSTANTAGLLAGWTPGVALDERGAAQAAALPGRLAELPIAEVVTSPLQRCQETVQPLLDARPELRAHTDDRIGECHYGDWSGRKLAELKDEPLMEVVQAHPSAAAFPGGESMRAMATRAAEAVREWNARVERDHGADAVYLMCSHGDVIKSLVADALGLHLDLFQRISVEPCSITAIRYTRLRPFLVRLGDTGDFSSLVPRPEASDPDATVGGGAGAP
- a CDS encoding LLM class F420-dependent oxidoreductase, with the translated sequence MQLGINLGYWGAGMDADNLAVAQEADRLGYAVCWAAEAYGSDAATVLSWVAAKTERIDVGSAIFQIPARQPAMTAMTAATLDSLSGGRFRLGLGVSGPQVSEGWYGVKFDKPLARTREYVEIVRKAMTRERLTYEGEHWTLPLPGGPGKPIKLTVHPQREHIPLYIAAIGPKNLEQTGEIADGALLIFPSADHLEDTAIKYLRAGREKAGRTLDGFDVCPTAPLAVGDDKDVTALADTFRPYTALYVGGMGSPKQNFYNQLAQRMGYEKAAAEVQEKYLSGDKQGAAAAIPHELIDRTTLLGSVDRIADRMKAYAAAGVTTLSLAPAGFTLEERIAGLRAGTEALERAGLA